The nucleotide sequence CTGGCAGCAGGGGGAGGGGCGGCACGTGAGCGGGGCGGGGCGGCACGGAACACTCACGCGGGTGGCTGCGTTTCCGGTCGGAGGCTTTTGCGGAGCGCCCCGCGTCCCTGGAGGGCGGCGGAGGCGGCGGAGGCCGTGGAGGCGTTGGAGGCAGCAGGGGGAATCCGGAAGTCAACACCATGTCGAGTCTGCACAAGAGCCGGTAAGGGGTCCCCAGGACCGACTGGGCCAGGTCGCTGCTGGCCAGGCCGTCTCTTCCGTCCTGTGGAGGGGGAGCGTGGATGCGGCCAGGCGTCGGGAGTCTCCTGGCAGAGGGGCTCAGGCGCTCACTTTCTAACCTCATTGCCTGTGGGGGGGCACAGAGCCGAGGGACTTCTGCCCACTCCGGGGTCACCCCTTCTCGCTCTCTCTTGCCCTCACCCTGGACCCCTGGTTCACCCCTTCCCTTGGGGTCTTCCTCATGCAGGGCCTCAATGCCCCGTACCCTCCGGCCCCCGTCCTTGTTAACCCCTGCCCCAGTACCCTCCTCTCTCCAAAAGCTCCCTGCCCTCCGTGTCCATTTCTTACTAGAAATGATAGAAAACCTGGATTCTCCAGTCTGTCCCCTTTCACAGGCCAAATCCTGCAGCATTGGCTGAATTTTGcttattcttcagttttcttccagGACTTATTTTTTAAACCGTTTGCCCTTGCCTGCAGGTCTTCTAATGGTTATATTGTTGATTCTGGATGGCTGCGTGCAGGTCACACAGGTCCTTTGCCTACGGATCAAATTACTCCTGGTTCTTAGGGTTTATTGAGTTCAGATAGTGGAGCTGTGGACTGGGCCTGGCCAGCAGGAAGTGAGTGCCCAATAAATGCCAGTTCACTAAATATTAGAATTTGTCTGATTTCATGGTGCTTGTTTGAGAACCTCTAGACACGAGTATCTCTATGTTTCTGGTGTTAGAGGAAGACGTGATCTGTAGTTCTGTAGCTCCCCAAAGCTTCCTTTGATCAGGACTGTGACTGAGCTTTGCTGTCTTTGTGTcctgaaggggagggaggaacaggTTGGAGACTGGCGGTGTGAGGGAGCTGTGGGCTTCAGGACTGATCACGAAACCTGTCTTCTTGGGGTTTGGGTGTACGTCATTTGCCTCCTCCTCATTCCTTCTAGGATTGCAGATTTCCAGGATGTCCTGAAGGAGCCCACGATCGCTTTGGAAAAGCTTCGGGAACTCAGTTTTAGTGGTAAGAGGCAACTCCATTTTCAGGGTTTTCCTAGAGCAGCGTTGTggctaggagagaggggaaggtACCAAGGCCACACCTCTTGGGGCCTTCTGCAGTTTCTGTGGACCTGAACAACCAGTGACTTTGGAGGGGGTTCCCAGAGGAGTGGCTCCCACAGTTAGTGTGTCTGTAGGCCTCAGGGTGCTTCATTGGCATATGAGTGAAGCTTCCTGTTTCCTTGGAGTAACTGGAGAGGACTGAAGATGGCAGGAAGAGAATGGGGAGGAGACTTCTTGAGTGGAGGCCCGGGTCTTCCTTCATGCCTCTGCAAGCTTCCTGTGCTGTAGAATTGGCTGAGCTGCAGAGTGGTTCCTGGCTCTCTCCCTGGCTTGGGATCAAAGCCTACGCAGGCGACAGTGAACTTTGGTTAATGGTAAGAGTCTAGCCGTGAGACACTGGCTGGAAGAGCTGCACCTCAGCAGTGTTTGATTTTGCCCTGGCTGGCATCGTTAACCCTCTGGCACAGAGATTTTCGCTTGTCTTGAAAAAGAACCCAAGGTGTTCTGTAGAGCTTCTTGGCGCTGCTCAGCCTTTGTAACTTTGTCAGCAAGGAATTCTTGAGTAGACCCCTTCGTCCCCATGTAGATTCTGAGGTGGGGGCATTAGTTCCTGCTCGTGGCACTTAGGGTTACCATAGCAACAGCTGCTTTAGCAAGTTCCTGACAGTATTGCGAAGTTTGTCGTTCTGTTGAGGAGTGATATTTAGGCCCTGAAGACCTTGCGGGGTCCTGGGACCTGCGCTGAGCTGAAGAATCTGCCAGACCTCAGGGGAGGCAGGGTGTGGTTAAGAGTTTGGGCTCTAGAGTCACACAGACCCGTGTTTGAGTCCTCGATTGCTCTCTTTACAGAGGAGTTTCTTGAAGTGTAAGATGAGGACAGTGATGCTAATCTCCTCTACTTACTAGAGTTATAAAGAGGATTAAGGGAAATAATGTCCGTAAAGCACAGAGCACTTAGCATTTGCAGCTTAGTTTGTATTCCACACATACTTACGGAATATCTTCTGTGTGCCATGCCCTGTGCTAGGTACTGGTGGTATAAGACATGCAGTTCTTGTCTTTCTGGGGCTTACCCAGTAGTAGGGGTTGCAGATgttaaataaatgcacaaattATATTACAATCCTAGTTGTGATGGAGGCTCTGAAGGagacattatttataataagggAACTGACTTTGATTGGGAAGAGATGGTGGTTGGTAAAGGCTGCCCTGGGGAAGAAAGATCAAGGAAGAGAAGGTGTTGTTCTCAAGAGAACATTCTAGACAGAGGAAGCTCTGGGCTGGGGTCATAGAGAGAAAGTACACACAGGATTAGCATCTAGTCATGAATCTTTCTGGTGGGAAATGATTCTTGGAGAAGTACTCCTTGCCTGCTCCACTCGCTGCCAACTGGCTCTGAGGTGGAGGGCTAGGGGTTCTGGGACTCTGGCCTGGGGCGTGACCTTTGCTTGCTGTGTCCACAGGCATCCCCTGTGAGGGCGGACTGAGGTGCCTCTGCTGGAAGGTGGGTGTGCATGGGGTGCGGCTTCTGCTCTGCTGAGAGTCCCTGGGTTCCCGCATGGGCTGCCCCTACCCCCAGCCCCGTTTCTGTTCTGTCTTTCCTTGCTTTGTTTGAGGAAGCGTTTCTGGGAAGTTCTGGGTTTTCTGTTCCCCTTGGGATCCGCTCCAGGATCCCTTTGGGGATGGAACACTTTGGAACGCCAGCGAAGCCCTTTGCTTCCTGGTCCGGACAGTGCAGTGGAAGTGATGTTTATTGGGACAGAAAAGGCCATGCTTTGCCCAAAACTATTACCAGCTGACATGGGAGTGGAAGCCCAGTATCCTACTTTCCAGCCCCTTTGAGCACAAGGTTTGATTATCATTTGGAAGAGTCtgtgaggaaaagaagaaagggctGGTTTGGGATAATGGAGGAGGGAggcaaaggggaggaaaggggaggttCCCCCCAGCCCACGCCTGCGTTCCTGGGCTTCAGCCCATCTTGCCTTCTCTGGCTGCTATCAGACGTTTCCCTTGAGGCCTGTCAGGGTTGTGCTGGGCCAGTCACCGGAGCTTCGCTCCTTTCGCTCTGTGCAGATTCTCTTGAACTACCTCCCCTTGGAGAGAGCCTCATGGACTTCCATCCTGGCCAAGCAGAGGTGAGGCCCAGACAGAGGATGACGGGAGGGCCTGTGTATCAGACGCTACAGGTAGTGCTGAGCCTGTCCTGCCTCCTGGTCCGGGCGCCCTGGGCATGACCACTGGGAATCATCCCTCTCGTCTCTTCTCTCCTGCAGGGAGCTATATTCTCAGTTCCTGAGGGAAATGATTATCCAGCCTGGCATTGCCAAGGCCAACATGGGTGTGTCCAGGGAGGATGTGACCTTTGAGGACCATGTGAGTTGGGGTCAGCAGTGGGGACAGAGGCTACAGAGTGGGCAGGGGTGTGGGCTTTGGAGCGGGTGAGGTCCCCCACCCAGAGGATAGGATGCAGCCAGTCTCAGTCCCCTTTGGCCCTTCTGGTACCTCCTTTCTTTATGGGCTGCCCAGCCCCTGAAGGCCATCgtctctcccctcttctccccaggCCCGGTGAGGAATATAAGTGACAGCTGGGACTCGGGGAGTGCTGTGTGTGCAGCCCTGAGCCGGGTCCCCCATGTGCAGtgtcttctcttcctccttagCCCTGTTCCTTGAAGAAGGTTCTGCGATTCGGTATTTGAAAAAAGTCAGCAGGGTGGGAGTGAGGATAAAGTGCCTTTCTGTGGCCTGGAGGAAGCCTCTTCTCTCCTCCAGGACTGAGCTCCACCCTGTGCCCTGTGCGCTTTGTGGTGTAGGAAGTGGAGAGGGATCAGATTCAGGAATGCAATTGGCGACTCAAAGCATCAATGAATTAGATTCAAGGGACATCGTGAtacaacattcattcattcattcaacaagcatgtAGTGAGCCCCTGTTACATGCAGCATTTAGAGCCGCAGCATTGGGCAGAAAGAGTCCTGCCACGCAGGGATGCACTCAGCAGACGGCAGGGCTTGGCTGCCAGTGGTGGAGTTTGAATAGGACTTGGGAGGCTGCGGGAAGCCTGTGCTGCTTCTCCAGAGCTCGCAGGCTGTCGCAGAGCTGCAGCTGGGCCGCTGGTGGCACTGTTGGTGTGAGGCCACTGCTCAGGCCTCCAAACGGGTATCTGCCCTGGGCCCCTAGCTGGGCCTCGGCCAGCAGCTTATTTTCTCCCCACAGCCACTCAACCCCAACCCTGACAGCCGGTGGAACACATACTTCAAGGACAACGAGGTACTGCTGCAGATTGACAAAGATGTCAGGTGAGCAGGTGCGGCGCTGGGGGAGGGCCCCTGGGGCTTCTGGGGACTTTCCCAGGTCTGTCCTTTCCCTTTCCAGCCCTGACCCACggtggggcggggcagggcaggGTTGATGGGGTGTCCGGGTAGGTAGGTCCAGGCCCCAGTGATGCTGGGCCTGAGAATGGGGCTGGCGAGTGCagtgagtgggggggggggtatcCCGTGCCcgcctctcccttctccctgcttTAGTTTCCGTATATGCTGGGCATTTATGGAGTCATCTGATCATTCCTTCAACAGATCCTGAGTCCCTGCTGTACGGCAGGCTCAGTGCCAGGCTCAGGGGTGAGCACTGAATAGACAGACACGGTACCTCTCTCAGAGGAGCCTAGAACCTTGGAGGGGTAGATGGGAAGACAGATGTTCAGCAAATTAGAGCTGTGCGATTATTAGTATTTGTGGTAAAGCTCTGAAGGAAGAGTTCAGGGGTGCTTCAGGGTGTCCAGGATGCCTCGCTGTAGGAAGCAGTGTTTCAGCTGAGGAGGTGtctgggggaggagggcgggAAAGGCCTGGTGCGTGGGCTCTGTCTGGGGACGCCTTCAGAGCCCCTGGAGCTTGGCACGTTCAGAGAGCAGTGCAAAGGCCGGTGTGGTCGAAACTGCAGTGGACGGAGGCAGGGTTGGACCTTGGATTTGATCCTGAGGACGAGGGGCAGTCACGCAAAGGTCTTAAGCATCGGAGTGACAGGATCACATATGTGTTTTTGTAAATTGTGAGCTGCcctgtatgcatgtgtgtgctttTCCACCTGGTAAAGAAATGCGGAAACGCAGGCTGTGCTGTCTTGTTGGGTTGGTGAGTGGCAGAGGGTGGAATCTCCCACAGTCTGGTGAGGAGCTAGAAGGAAGGCCTGGTGTGCAGTAGAGCCAAGTGGTTAGAGCTTGGGTTCTGGAGTCTGTCTGCCTGGTTTTAGTTCCACCTTCTCCAGTTGTGAGCTGTTTCCAGCCACTCACCACCCTGGGTGCTGCCCCTCTGCCTGGGCTCATTGTGCCCGGCGCAGCCCAGCAGGATGCAGGAGGGGGCTCTCGCCTCATTCGTTCCCAGGCTGGTGCTggggcaccctctctatatatacGAGGGGTTCTAATGGCCCTCTTTGAGTCCAGAACCATGCCTGAACCCAGTTCTGGAGCAATAGGTTCTGTCTTCCACTGTAGTGACTGTAGCATGTTCAGTGTTTGCAGAGGGCAAGCTGGCAGGGTAGTGTGTATACATCTGAAAAGTGTGCATAGCCTGTAATGCAgatctttttaaagtttgatcCCATTTTAGAGACTGTCTTCAACTTGCTTTTCCTCTCGCTCTATCTTGGACATTTCCCATGACAACTgtgtaatattctattatataatgTATAGCTTAACTAAACCTCTTTTAGTTAAGAGGTTTGTTTAAAGacacttaaaacaaacaaacaaaaatacacacacacagacacacacacagaaggtgccaaaaaaaggtatacatattttaagaaagaaaaattgtattaaaattgtaatactcagtatataccgataacaaaagatgaatacaagtcacgtctgacttctgcaattacaagaggtgctcaaagtggttaccatcagcatccagatgcCTCTGATTAccgtgaactactgcttgagcaacgttgaccaaagtgtccacttgtacacgtttttttggcaccccggtatatgtgtgtatttacaaatacatgtaagaatatgggtatatatacatagataatGACTATTTTGCTTCTTAAACactatattgttttttaaatgaaatgttcctAATTGTTTTAAATGCCCTTCGGGTGCTGGGGCAGCCGGCAGCGGCAGTGGGGTGCTGATAGAATGTCTAGCCCTCCGTAACGTACTGTCATCTCCGTTCCCTCGTGACAGGAGGTTGTGCCCAGACATATCGTTCTTCCAGAGGGCCACTGAGTACCCGTGCCTCCTCATCCTGGACCCCCAGAATGAGTTTGAGACCCTTCGTAAGCGGGTGGAACAGACGACACTGAAATCCCAGACGGTGGCCCGGAACCGGAGCGGGGTCACAAATGTGAGAGGCAACCTGGGGCCCCCAGGGCCTCCCCATGACTGCCTTTACCTTCTTGCTTCACTTGGGCCACTAGCCATTGGGCCCATGACCATGTGCCCTGCCAGTTACCTAAGGCAACGTTGGTCCTGCCAGACTCCATTCCTGCCAGGGCTCCTTTAAAAGTCAGAGGTCAAAGCCTGGGTGTAATGGGTATTGGGGAAGGGCCCTGCTATGCAGTGAAGGAGCTGCACCGCTAGTCTTAGTGGAGATGGCTCTTTAAAAAGGAATTACATGTGTGATGGGtgtgaggatggggtggggagctgACCTGGGCTGGATATTAGGGAAGACTTCCCTGTGgcagtgacatttaagctgaggcTCGAAAAACTCGGAGGAAAGAACCTTCCAGGAGGGGAGAAGGGCGGATGTGGAAGTCCTCAGGCAGGAGAGAGTGTGGTGTGTTCAAGGAATAGAGGAGTCCTCTGGCTagagacagagggaaagggagaggagaaggttGCTGGAGGATGCTGGAAAGGTCGGTGGTGGTGAGGCCCCCTGGGGCCTTTATCCCGAGGGCTGGGGAGCACCTGCCACTTTGCTGTGCGCGATGTTGATTGGAACGGGCAGGAATAGAGGTGGAGAGAGGGCCTGGGAGGTGGCGCCATTGTCTAGGCAAGGGTGGGGATAGAGCAGAGACTTAGCAGGTAGAATTGATAGGACTTGTGCTGGCCAAGTCATGTTGAGTGTTTGAACCCCAGTCTTCTATAGGCTCCTGTAACTCTGAGAAGCTACTTATAGCCAAACAAatgtattgtcattttttttttttttttaatttttgtaagaacCCAAAATGACGACAGTTGcagggaagcaagatctcaatgCTCCTAAAAGCGTATTATTCCTTAACTTACACGTACTGCATCGGTACCTGGAACTCTGACTTGTTCCTCCAAACTTTTCACTGTCCTCCAATAATGGAAAAATCCTCCATAACCTCCAACAAGCTGGAGACAGATACTACTGCAGAAACTTTTTCCCTAGTGGAATGACTTGCTCAAGTCTCTCTGTAGGAGAGCAGCCATTTTCTGCTTACAGAGGTGACAGGGGCAGTGACAGCTGCTACCAGGTATCCGTGTGCCTGACAGCTGGGTGTGTTGGGGGTGCAGAATGCTTGGCTAAAGGACTGTGGGTGGGACTTGCTCTGTGGGCTGCACTCTTACTCTGCTGCTGACGTCCTGGCTGCAGGGCCCGGTACGGCCCTGGcttctgtcattcatttcactaaAGTCCTAGAGGGCTGCGAGCTGAGCTCTTACCCATCTTAGGTTTGGACGTTGTCTTGGGGGCAGAGCACCTGACCAGAAGCTTCATCCCGAGGCCTGGGCCCTGCCGGGCAATCTGAATTAGTGCCGACCATCTGTTGGGGCAAGAAATACCAGGCCCACCTTCCTGGGCCTCCGTCGCCGCTTCTGACCTCTTCTGTAAAGGGCAAAATTGCCCTGCCTGGCTTTTGAATTGCCAAGAGAGTGAAATGAGGTCATGGCTGTGCAGAAAAAGCTGGAAAGCACTGGGCATTCTTGGAGGCCTGGACCTCAGGTTCTGGAGTCAGCCAGTCTCGGTTCAACTCCCAACGCCACTACTTAATGAGACATGACGAGTGAcctaacttttctgagcctcagtttccttaccttgAACATGATGTTGAGAGACTATTCTAGGTGGTTCAGAGCATTACATGGAGGCTTACTTGTAGAGCACTGGCACACACCTAGAAAGCTCTCAGGAAATGGTAGTGATGTGTGTTTACGCCTACACGTGTATATATAATGGGAAAGGGAGCTAAATGTCCCTAGGGCCCTGCACTTCTGGGACAGTTTCCTACACTGTCCGGCCTGGTCTTGCCTGTGGCTGCCTCCCACAGGTAACCCCAACCACCCAAATCTTTGCAAAGCTCCCGAGGATCCTGACAGGCAGCCAGTGTTGGGGGCCTCTGCTCTATTGCTTGAGTTTTTAGCGGGGATCATCTGTTTATCTCCcaccttttcttactttttcttacGAAAATTTTGAAACACTCAGAAAAGCTGAAAGAAGAGTACAATGCACACCTATATATGTTCCACCTAAATCcaacaattgttaacattttgccatatttgtgtgtgtatgacatATAGACAGagtaagaatatttttgttttgtttttcacttctaAGCCAGGACCCAGTCAAGGTTTGTATGTTGCATTGGGATGTTGTTTCTTGGTCTGGAGCAGGCCTCCACTCCCCCCGACCCCCACAGCATTTGACTTTTTGCAGAGTCTCAGCCTATTGTCTGATTTTGACATATgtaaagttttgttttctaaatccaAGTATAACATGcagtaaaatgcacaaatctcAGGTATACAACTAGATGAACGTTTTCTTGTGTATTTACCTGTGTAACTGCCACCCGGATCAAGacagaacatttctgtcatccagaaagttccctcatgcccctgCCCGGTCAGTACCCCTCTCCTCAGAGGGAAGCACTATTCTGGCTTTTATCActataaatttgattttagtCCAGCCGTTGTGCAGAATGTCCCACATTCTGGGTTGGTCTGCCTGTTTCCTCCTGGTGTCACATTCCTCTGTGCCCTGTGTCTCCCATAAGCTGGAGGTTAAGTTCAGGCTTAATGGCAGACATTTCTAGTGAGAACACGTTGCCCATATGCCCCCAGTCGCCTTACGGGCTCCTCTTCTCCCGCAGATGAGTTCCCCACACAAGAACTTGGCGCCATCATCCGTGAACGAGTACCAGGTGCTGCCCAGCGGCTGTGAGGCCCACTGGGAGGTGGTGGAACGCATCCTGTTCATCTACGCCAAGCTGAACCCTGGCATCGCTTATGTGCAGGGCATGAATGAGATCGTGGGGCCCCTCTACTATACCTTCGCCACCGACCCCAACAACGAGTGGAAAGGTAAAAGGACTGCCCACACCCCTTTTGCTGGCTCCCTGGAAACATGGACTGAGGAAAGTCGGCTAATGGGCTTTATCAGGCTGTGCAGCTCGTAtcgctctctgggcctctgttttcccTCTGTCAGATAAGGGGGTTGCCCTGGATCCTCTCTGAGATCCTTTCCAGGTAGGACTTTCTAGAACGTTGGAAGTTCACTGATCTCTTGATATTTGCAACTGAATTTCAGATAGAGGAGATGAGATGTATACATAGGAAGCTGAATGATAGAGTTGAATGATTTGAAAGATGTCGGAAGAGCACGTAATCAATTGCTAAGCGAGTAGACAGTGTTGCCAGAAGATGTGAGAAGAAAGAAGTGATGTCCTTAGTCCAGGGTGGAGAGAAGTCAAGGACAGAGCCGGTCCTGAGCCTGAccatggcgggggtggggggtgggcggtgACTGGGTGAGGCTCAGAGGTGAGGGAAACATCTCACATAGCTGAGAGGGGCTGGGACAGCAGGGCACCAGCTCCCTGTGGCTGCCATCACCCTGCCCGTCTCACCCAGAGCATGCCGAGGCAGACACCTTCTTCTGCTTCACCAACCTCATGGCTGAGATCCGGGACAACTTCATCAAGAGCCTGGACGACTCGCAATGTGGCATCACCTACAAGATGGAAAAGGTGTACTCCACCTTGAAGGATAAGGACGTGGAACTCTACCTGAAACTGGTGAGGACCCCAGGACCACCCGGGCCGGGCGGACAGAGGGAAAGGGCAGAGGACAGCTGAGCACCCCAGGCCAGGGCGAGCTCGGCTTGCATCTGGGGGTTGAAAGTGGCCACTTCTGCTGCCAGGGGGCGCTGACCCGCCTGCTGAGGCAGGACTGGGGGACGGGGGCAGATGCTGGGAGGCCAGGTGAGCTGGCAGTGAAGGGGAGTCGATACGCTACCCATCGTGTGCCAGGCGCAGTGTGAGGTGTTTACCATACGCTGCATTAGTTCAGCCTGTTACTCCTCTGAGAAAAGAAGGGtgcacttcatttttaaaagttaaaaatcattttaaaaaacgaTTGCAGTGGTATTCCATGTTTCTTTTATGAAACAgtgcagtaaaaagaaaaattgtgtaTAAACAGAAACAGTTGTGGGAACAAGAAATTACATGtaaacatctttttaaacaaatacgGAATtatgtttttgctgttttgtcACATGCCTTTGCAGTTAATAATATTCACTGTGACTGACCAGAGGGCCCATCTCTGTTGCGAATAATTGTCTTGTGGGGTTGTACAGAGTAAATcagtgagataatacatttgaCTTGCTGAGCACAAGGCCAGGTTGCAGTAGGTGCCTAATTAGTGGTCTCTTTGTCCATAATTTGTACAGTGTTTTAAAGGAACCCGCGCGCTCCTTTATAAACCTAGAGCGCTTATATAAAAGTTTGGGATAATGGCTTTGCTTATATAAAAGTTTGGGTTAatggcttctctttaaaaaaatcagaagatctgACTGCATTTGCTGGCAGCACGCAGCAGCTGCCCCTTGAACAGAGCGAGGCTCGGTAGGCAGCCCGGTGCCGCCCGCCTCGTGTGCCTGGCGCTCATACCTGGCCTGCTGCTTCTCTGAATTCACATCTGAAGGCTGTATGGTGTCACGCGGCAACCAGCCAACACGGATTCTTGCGCCTTCCCCGTGCCTCTGTCTCCCCAGCAGGAGCAGAACATCAAGCCGCAGTTCTTTGCCTTCCGCTGGCTGACGCTGCTGCTGTCCCAGGAGTTCTTGCTGCCTGACGTCATCCGGATCTGGGACTCCCTCTTCGCTGATGACAACCGCTTTGACTTCCTCCTCCTCGTCTGCTGCGCCATGCTCATGTGAGTGTGGCTGTGAGCAGAGGGGTGAGTGGGGGGCTGCGCTCACCAGGCTGCAGGGAGCCTTTGGGATCCTCGGGCGAGTGTCAAAGCAAACTCACTGCGGGAAGGGGCCCAGCTGGGCCTGCAGTCACAGCGGCCCCGGGTCCCAGCGCTTTTGCTGCTTGTTTTCCTTAGACTGATCCGGGAGCAGTTGCTGGAAGGGGACTTCACCGTAAACATGCGGCTCCTTCAG is from Rhinolophus sinicus isolate RSC01 linkage group LG04, ASM3656204v1, whole genome shotgun sequence and encodes:
- the TBC1D13 gene encoding TBC1 domain family member 13 isoform X1, with the translated sequence MSSLHKSRIADFQDVLKEPTIALEKLRELSFSGIPCEGGLRCLCWKILLNYLPLERASWTSILAKQRELYSQFLREMIIQPGIAKANMGVSREDVTFEDHPLNPNPDSRWNTYFKDNEVLLQIDKDVRRLCPDISFFQRATEYPCLLILDPQNEFETLRKRVEQTTLKSQTVARNRSGVTNMSSPHKNLAPSSVNEYQVLPSGCEAHWEVVERILFIYAKLNPGIAYVQGMNEIVGPLYYTFATDPNNEWKEHAEADTFFCFTNLMAEIRDNFIKSLDDSQCGITYKMEKVYSTLKDKDVELYLKLQEQNIKPQFFAFRWLTLLLSQEFLLPDVIRIWDSLFADDNRFDFLLLVCCAMLILIREQLLEGDFTVNMRLLQDYPITDVCQILQKAKELQDSK
- the TBC1D13 gene encoding TBC1 domain family member 13 isoform X2; the protein is MSSLHKSRIADFQDVLKEPTIALEKLRELSFSGIPCEGGLRCLCWKILLNYLPLERASWTSILAKQRELYSQFLREMIIQPGIAKANMGVSREDVTFEDHPLNPNPDSRWNTYFKDNEVLLQIDKDVRRLCPDISFFQRATEYPCLLILDPQNEFETLRKRVEQTTLKSQTVARNRSGVTNMSSPHKNLAPSSVNEYQVLPSGCEAHWEVVERILFIYAKLNPGIAYVQGMNEIVGPLYYTFATDPNNEWKEHAEADTFFCFTNLMAEIRDNFIKSLDDSQCGITYKMEKVYSTLKDKDVELYLKLEQNIKPQFFAFRWLTLLLSQEFLLPDVIRIWDSLFADDNRFDFLLLVCCAMLILIREQLLEGDFTVNMRLLQDYPITDVCQILQKAKELQDSK
- the TBC1D13 gene encoding TBC1 domain family member 13 isoform X3, which produces MIIQPGIAKANMGVSREDVTFEDHPLNPNPDSRWNTYFKDNEVLLQIDKDVRRLCPDISFFQRATEYPCLLILDPQNEFETLRKRVEQTTLKSQTVARNRSGVTNMSSPHKNLAPSSVNEYQVLPSGCEAHWEVVERILFIYAKLNPGIAYVQGMNEIVGPLYYTFATDPNNEWKEHAEADTFFCFTNLMAEIRDNFIKSLDDSQCGITYKMEKVYSTLKDKDVELYLKLQEQNIKPQFFAFRWLTLLLSQEFLLPDVIRIWDSLFADDNRFDFLLLVCCAMLILIREQLLEGDFTVNMRLLQDYPITDVCQILQKAKELQDSK